Genomic window (bacterium):
TTGGTATTTGCCGTCAACAATCTCGAAAGGCCATTCGGTGCGCACCAAGTTCATACGCCAGGTATCGCCGGGTTTGGGAGGAGTAATTCTGCCCGCTTTTTCTGCCATCATTTTCCAGGGGATAGCAAGTTCAACGGACCAGCTTTTATCGGTATCGCATGGCTCGTTTATAGTCCCATCCACTTGAACGGCTACTTTGATGTTGGGGTTATTGAGGTTTATTCCTTTACCGCCTTCTTTGTAAGGGTGAGTTAACATCAGGTCCCAGATCGTTCCTAACGCATTTACCTCAAACTCGAAGTAGTCTTTGCGGTCGCTATCAGGGTCGATGAAAACCTCAAAGTTATTCTCCAAAAAGAGCGGGCTGCTGCGAGCCGTATAATTTCCCCAAACGTGAGGCTCCTGAAGCTCTGCCCCTACGTAAAGATACTCATCATCCCAAAGCAATTTGACCCGAGTACGCAGGTACGGCTTTGGCTTATGAGAACCCTCGATGTCCACAAAATCATTAATCCATC
Coding sequences:
- a CDS encoding carbohydrate-binding family 9-like protein, which encodes MIFTTALLSTILSTVSNDAPKHAVCLYTACPIVIDGKLGDASWRKARWINDFVDIEGSHKPKPYLRTRVKLLWDDEYLYVGAELQEPHVWGNYTARSSPLFLENNFEVFIDPDSDRKDYFEFEVNALGTIWDLMLTHPYKEGGKGINLNNPNIKVAVQVDGTINEPCDTDKSWSVELAIPWKMMAEKAGRITPPKPGDTWRMNLVRTEWPFEIVDGKYQKPKDSQSNFWVWSPQGAINMHLPEKWGYVEFKR